The proteins below come from a single Aegilops tauschii subsp. strangulata cultivar AL8/78 chromosome 6, Aet v6.0, whole genome shotgun sequence genomic window:
- the LOC141025805 gene encoding subtilisin inhibitor CLSI-I-like has translation MFKVEERPYTVFANCFRSFDICKLLIKVKLSEKMAPPSHRKTSWPEVVGMPATPAVMKIMTDRPDLSVEVLPPGTNLLPGANPGRVRVFIDALGAVTKTPVIG, from the coding sequence ATGTTCAAAGTGGAGGAGAGGCCATATACAGTCTTTGCAAATTGCTTCCGGAGCTTCGATATTTGCAAGTTGCTGATAAAAGTTAAGCTTTCCGAAAAGATGGCGCCACCGAGTCACCGCAAGACGTCGTGGCCGGAGGTGGTGGGCATGCCGGCCACGCCAGCGGTGATGAAGATCATGACGGACAGGCCCGACCTCTCCGTGGAGGTGCTCCCGCCGGGAACCAATCTGCTCCCCGGAGCCAACCCTGGGCGTGTTCGCGTCTTCATCGACGCTCTCGGAGCCGTCACCAAGACCCCTGTCATCGGCTAG